A region of Panicum virgatum strain AP13 chromosome 8N, P.virgatum_v5, whole genome shotgun sequence DNA encodes the following proteins:
- the LOC120685286 gene encoding uncharacterized protein LOC120685286 isoform X2: protein MCSIFPSHSDVVGVSEEEGGGFRSPESRASMSSGGSLTSPSAPVCSRSWSISEDSLRRYVSYASESCIQELLAASDSGRGAGGGGDDGWKVLVYQNGVEISKRRAGPAHVFRSRWLLQDVSPEQFMAVANAVDAAKQWESDQLVEASYLRELGDDLSIIHLKFGDASSARRRRDLVVYERRQAMDDGTLVVAVASLPKEIAAGLLPPAAASSKGNPAGRGVLLQSGWVLERLDGAADSCGGASCVATYVVQLDPAAGWLSRCLVGRLNSKLVMIIAKLRRIAQDTVAAAAAAAGGEM from the exons ATGTGTTCCATATTCCCGTCGCATTCGGACGTCGTCGGCGTGTcggaggaggaaggcggcggcttTCGGAGCCCTGAGAGCAGAGCCAGCATGAGCAGCGGCGGCTCCCTGACCTCCCCTTCAGCACCTGTCTGCTCCAGATCATG GTCTATAAGTGAGGACTCGCTGCGGCGGTACGTGAGCTACGCGAGCGAGAGCTGCATCCAGGAGCTGCTGGCGGCGTCGGACTCCGggcggggcgccggcggcggcggcgacgacgggtgGAAGGTGCTGGTGTACCAGAACGGCGTGGAGATATCGAAgcggcgggcggggccggcgcATGTGTTCCGGAGCCGGTGGCTGCTGCAGGACGTCTCGCCGGAGCAGTTCATGGCCGTCGCCAACGCCGTCGACGCGGCCAAG CAGTGGGAGTCGGACCAGCTGGTGGAGGCCTCGTACCTCAGGGAGCTGGGCGACGACCTCAGCATCATCCACCTCAAGTTCGGCGACGCCTcctccgcgcggcggcgccgcgaccTCGTCGTCTACGAGCGCCGCCAGGCCATGGACGACGGCACGCTAGTCGTCGCCGTGGCGTCGCTGCCCAAGGAGATCGCCGCGGGCCTgctgcccccggcggcggccagcagcaAGGGCAACCCCGCTGGCAGGGGCGTCCTGCTGCAGTCCGGCTGGGTCCTCGAGAGgctcgacggcgccgccgactcctgcggcggcgcctcctGCGTCGCTACCTACGTCGTGCAGCTGGACCCCGCCGCCGGGTGGCTGTCGCGCTGCCTCGTCGGCCGGCTCAACAGCAAGCTGGTCATGATCATCGCCAAGCTCAGGAGGATCGCGCAGGAcaccgttgccgccgccgccgccgctgccggcggcgaGATGTGA
- the LOC120685286 gene encoding putative disease resistance protein RGA3 isoform X1, which translates to MAAVLDAFVSFLIDKVTKMATEEVAMLHGVPGEISKLEEKLQELKAVLADAERRRITEKTVQRWVMMLKDVMYEATDILDICNLKAEERQESTGVDCTCFVNPMSLCLQSPVFTHNIGSRIKDLNKKLDSICESGAQFNFIRMEQNQDRGMVSHPARGKTSPVMEHSSLVGEKIKEDTVELVNMLTNEGQANHADNYIVIAISGTGGIGKTTLAQNIYNHQTIKEKFRKMIWLSVTQACTETELLRVAITGAGGDYFQAHDKSLLEPALVNLIRDKKIFVVLDDMWTAAEWNNVLRASFSYVARGSRVLLTTRDDRVALAMKARYLHRINYLGPQDAWSLLKKQDFVTGGKDYYRATK; encoded by the exons ATGGCTGCTGTCCTGGATGCATTTGTATCCTTTCTGATAGACAAGGTGACAAAGATGGCAACTGAAGAGGTGGCCATGTTGCATGGCGTTCCCGGTGAGATCAGCAAGCTCgaggagaagctgcaggagctgAAGGCTGTGCTCGCTGACGCAGAGAGGaggcgcatcacagagaagacCGTGCAGCGGTGGGTGATGATGCTGAAGGATGTTATGTATGAGGCGACTGATATACTGGACATCTGTAATCTTAAGGCTGAGGAGCGGCAGGAGTCCACGGGTGTGGATTGCACGTGCTTCGTCAATCCCATGTCACTCTGCTTGCAGAGTCCTGTCTTCACCCATAACATTGGAAGCCGCATCAAGGATCTCAACAAGAAGCTTGATAGCATCTGTGAAAGTGGTGCTCAATTCAACTTCATTAGAATGGAGCAGAACCAGGACCGGGGGATGGTTTCTCATCCTGCCAGAGGTAAAACATCACCAGTGATGGAACATTCGAGCTTGGTAGGGGAGAAAATCAAAGAAGATACTGTTGAACTGGTGAATATGCTAACAAATGAAGGACAGGCCAATCATGCAGATAATTACATTGTTATTGCCATTTCTGGCACCGGGGGGATTGGCAAGACCACACTGGCCCAGAATATTTACAATCATCAAACCATCAaagaaaaattcaggaaaatgATATGGTTGAGTGTCACCCAGGCCTGCACTGAAACCGAACTGTTGAGGGTGGCCATCACTGGAGCTGGAGGAGACTATTTTCAGGCTCATGACAAGTCCCTGCTTGAGCCCGCCCTAGTAAACTTAATCCGGGACAAGAAAATATTTGTGGTACTAGATGATATGTGGACTGCAGCTGAGTGGAACAACGTACTCAGGGCATCTTTCAGTTATGTTGCTCGCGGAAGCCGAGTCCTTCTCACCACAAGAGATGATAGAGTTGCCCTTGCGATGAAGGCTCGTTACCTTCACCGTATTAACTACTTGGGGCCTCAAGACGCATGGTCCTTGCTTAAAAAACAG GACTTTGTCACGGGAGGGAAAGACTATTATCGGGCAACGAAATAA
- the LOC120686018 gene encoding heparan-alpha-glucosaminide N-acetyltransferase-like, producing MEKGQEIAPSDVEKGPEQHAIDVGHHVEHADGRGEDGTEQKRVAVAEEVQKKSGRVAALDAFRGLTIVLMILVDDGGGAYERIDHSPWNGCTLADFVMPFFLFIVGVAIAFALKRVPNIGAAVKKITIRTLKMLFWGVLLQGGYSHAPDDLSYGVDMKKIRWCGILQRIALVYFVVALIEAFTTKVRPTTVRSGPYAIFDAYRWQWLGGFIAFVIYIVTTFSLYVPDWSFVYHNDGDVNDGKQFMVQCGVRASLDQACNAVGYVDRQVWGINHLYTQPVWIRSKDCTFSSPNMGPLRADAPAWCLAPFEPEGLLSSISSILSGTIGIHYGHVLIHFKTHKERLKHWLLMGFSLLVLSILLHFTKAIPINKQLYSFSYVCFTGGAAGIVLSAFYILIDVWGPRTPFLFLEWIGMNAMLVFVLGAQGILAAFVNGWYYKSPDNSLVHWIVNHVFVNVWHSQRLGTLLYVIFCEIVFWGVAAGVLHKLGIYWKL from the exons ATGGAGAAGGGGCAGGAGATAGCACCATCAGATGTCGAGAAAGGTCCAGAGCAGCACGCCATCGACGTCGGCCACCATGTCGAGCATGCTGATGGCAGAGGCGAGGACGGCACCGAGCAGAAGAGAGTGGCTGTGGCTGAGGAGGTGCAGAAGAAGAGCGGGAGAGTGGCAGCCCTTGATGCCTTCAGAGGGCTAACCATTGTG CTCATGATCCTGGTggacgatggcggcggtgccTATGAGCGGATTGACCACTCACCGTGGAACGGCTGCACTCTGGCAGACTTCGTCATGCCGTTCTTCCTCTTCATAGTTGGTGTTGCAATCGCCTTTGCGTTGAAG AGAGTTCCAAATATCGGCGCCGCCGTGAAGAAGATTACTATCAGAACACTGAAAATGCTCTTCTGGGGTGTGCTTCTCCAAG GTGGATATTCTCACGCTCCGGATGACCTCTCTTATGGAGTGGACATGAAGAAGATCAGATGGTGTGGCATACTACAG AGAATAGCTTTGGTGTACTTCGTGGTTGCTCTGATAGAGGCATTCACCACAAAAGTAAGGCCTACCACGGTGCGGTCTGGTCCTTATGCCATTTTCGATGCGTATCGATGGCAATG GTTAGGTGGTTTTATCGCATTTGTTATATACATAGTTACAACATTCTCGCTATATGTCCCGGATTGGAGCTTTGTTTACCACAACGATGGCGATGTCAATGACGGCAAGCAATTTATG GTACAATGTGGTGTGAGGGCCAGCCTGGACCAAGCCTGTAATGCAGTTGGCTATGTTGATAGGCAGGTTTGGGGGATTAATCATCTCTATACACAGCCAGTTTGGATCCGATCAAAG GATTGCACATTCAGCTCACCTAACATGGGTCCCCTGCGAGCCGACGCACCAGCGTGGTGCCTTGCACCTTTCGAACCAGAAGGCTTGTTAAG TTCAATATCGTCAATACTATCAGGAACAATCGGGATACACTATGGCCATGTCCTGATCCATTTCAAG ACTCACAAGGAGAGACTGAAGCACTGGCTTCTGATGGGCTTTTCGCTCCTCGTGCTCAGCATTCTCCTACACTTCACCAAAG CCATCCCCATCAACAAGCAGCTCTACAGCTTCAGTTATGTCTGCTTCACCGGCGGGGCAGCAGGAATTGTTCTCTCAGCTTTCTATATACTG ATTGATGTCTGGGGCCCGAGGACTCCATTCCTGTTCCTGGAGTGGATCGGCATGAATGCCATGCTTGTGTTTGTCCTTGGAGCACAGGGAATATTGGCTGCGTTTGTGAATGGATGGTACTACAAGTCACCAGATAACTCTCTG GTCCATTGGATCGTGAATCATGTGTTTGTCAATGTCTGGCATTCACAGAGGCTGGGTACTCTGCTCTATGTCATATTCTGTGAGATTGTGTTCTGGGGTGTTGCGGCAGGCGTCCTGCACAAATTGGGGATTTATTGGAAACTGTGA
- the LOC120684770 gene encoding UDP-glycosyltransferase CGT-like, which yields MTQITGADGILVNTFEALEPAALAALRDGKVVPGFPPVYAIGPLKSHTSTVDDDKPEPMGSPVAWLAEQPARSVVYVAFGNRSAVSRDQLREIATGLEASGCRFLWVLKTTTVDRDDAAELADVLGDGFPARVQGRGLVTKAWVDQEALLRHPSVGLYLSHSGWNSVTEAAAAGVPLLAWPRGGDHRVNATVVVSGGVGVWMEHWSWDGEGRLVSGEEIGRKVKEVMSDAAVRARATRTGEEAARAVAEGGTSYRSMQEFVRKLKAT from the exons ATGACTCAG ATCACCGGCGCCGACGGCATCCTGGTCAACACGTTCGAGGCCCTGGAgccggccgcgctcgccgccctgAGAGACGGCAAGGTCGTCCCCGGGTTCCCGCCGGTCTACGCCATCGGCCCACTCAAGTCGCACACGTCTACGGTGGATGACGACAAGCCGGAACCAATGGGCTCCCCCGTCGCCTGGCTTGCCGAGCAGCCGGCGCGATCTGTGGTGTACGTCGCGTTCGGCAACCGCAGCGCCGTGAGCCGCGACCAGCTCCGGGAGATCGCCACTGGGCTGGAAGCGAGCGGCTGCCGGTTCCTCTGGGTGCTCAAGACCACGACGGTGGACAGGGATGACGCCGCCGAGCTGGCGGACGTGCTCGGCGACGGGTTCCCGGCGCGCGTGCAGGGGCGCGGCCTGGTGACGAAGGCGTGGGTGGACCAGGAGGCTCTGCTGAGGCACCCGTCCGTGGGGCTGTACCTGAGCCACAGCGGATGGAACTCGgtgacggaggcggcggccgccggggtgccgctgctggcgtggccgcgcggcggcgaccaCCGCGTGAACGCCACGGTGGTGGtgagcggcggcgtcggggtgtGGATGGAGCACTGGAGCTGGGACGGGGAGGGGAGGCTGGTGAGCGGGGAGGAGATCGGCCGGAAAGTGAAGGAGGTGATGTCCGACGCGGCGGTGAGGGCGAGGGCCACCAggaccggcgaggaggcggccagGGCCGTTGCTGAGGGCGGCACGAGCTACCGAAGCATGCAGGAGTTTGTTCGCAAGCTCAAGGCAACCTAA